In one window of Miscanthus floridulus cultivar M001 chromosome 12, ASM1932011v1, whole genome shotgun sequence DNA:
- the LOC136496124 gene encoding uncharacterized protein: protein MLMLLSLRDMCRALLLPAEILGPMVGLATVVAEGTGWWPPATSVPGACILAITAITRRGSRTAVTTPAPSALPAAAGATAATRVLLLTVRFTASLPVLLVEHQAPHGIRDLLGLGVLLEHTQPSDHLLDGDLVQVKKHLEGDSGLVQPFRDHLQQFLHYLSVGDVVAEGAEVGGEHGDADAELVDALPFLEGEVTEFSAKLLRAGVARAFIADPQVLDRVPRLFHRALDGEGAPELGGYRAQESGHRLSVVVVLIFVGVLGDAMVDDVPDSEGLEVYLHDQGPFRIVGPGQHRPRGVR from the coding sequence ATGCTCATGCTCCTCAGCCTGCGCGACATGtgccgcgcccttcttcttcccgcgGAAATCCTTGGCCCAATGGTCGGACTTGCCACAGTTGTTGCAGAGGGTACCGGGTGGTGGCCTCCCGCCACTAGCGTTCCCGGCGCCTGCATTCTGGCCATCACGGCCATCACGCGTCGAGGATCCCGCACCGCCGTGACCACGCCCGCGCCCTCGGCGCTTCCCGCGGCTGCTGGGGCCACCGCTGCTACCAGAGTTCTCCTGCTCACGGTGCGCTTTACGGCGAGCCTCCCAGTCCTCCTCGTAGAGCATCAGGCACCCCATGGCATCCGTGACCTCCTTGGGCTTGGCGTGCTCCTCGAACACACGCAGCCGTCCGACCACCTCCTCGATGGTGACCTTGTTCAGGTCAAGAAACATCTCGAGGGAGACAGCGGCTTGGTTCAGCCTTTCAGGGACCACCTACAGCAATTTCTTCACTACCTCAGCGTCGGTGATGTTGTCGCCGAGGGAGCGGAGGTTGGTGGCGAGCACGGTGATGCGGATGCCGAACTCGTTGACGCTCTCCCCTTCCTTGAAGGAGAGGTTACCGAATTCTCGGCGAAGCTGCTGCGCGCTGGCGTCGCGCGCGCGTTCATCGCCGATCCGCAAGTTCTTGACCGCGTCCCACGCCTCTTTCACCGTGCGCTTGACGGCGAGGGTGCTCCAGAGCTCGGAGGGTACCGAGCGCAAGAGTCCGGCCATCGCCTGTCGGTCGTCGTGGTACTCATCTTCGTCGGGGTCCTCGGCGATGCCATGGTGGACGACGTCCCAGACTCTGAGGGTCTGGAAGTTTACCTCCATGACCAGGGCCCATTCCGGATAGTTGGTCCGGGTCAACATCGGCCACGCGGCGTTCGCTGA